The following proteins come from a genomic window of Oncorhynchus masou masou isolate Uvic2021 chromosome 25, UVic_Omas_1.1, whole genome shotgun sequence:
- the LOC135513736 gene encoding C-C motif chemokine 19-like, with amino-acid sequence MASTMDSAKILFSVLFFYVCYQVTQGQMVRDCCLEVSKKEIPQRIVTGYQPQVRGQGCSIDAMVFNTRKGRKLCAPTGPAWVTNLMKHMDKLIKMCDDTNFKGKHCKKLMSKQS; translated from the exons ATGGCGTCTACCATGGACAGTGCCAAGatcctcttctctgttctgttcttctatGTCTGCTACCAGG tGACTCAGGGCCAGATGGTGAGGGACTGCTGTTTGGAGGTCAGCAAAAAAGAGATCCCACAACGCATTGTCACGGGTTACCAGCCTCAGGTTAGGGGTCAAGGCTGCTCCATTGACGCCATGGT CTTCAACACCAGAAAGGGACGTAAGCTGTGTGCCCCTACCGGCCCTGCCTGGGTTACTAACCTGATGAAACACATGGACAAGCTGATCAAGATGTGCGATGACACCAACTTCAAG GGTAAACACTGTAAGAAGTTGATGTCCAAGCAGTCCTAA